Proteins from one Nitrospinaceae bacterium genomic window:
- a CDS encoding RICIN domain-containing protein, giving the protein MDIHFDKTFENRRHALFLFAVFFICLFITSKAVAQTPIASKNEVYLKAFYTLDEPRFHCVDIPGHRKRVRVEATLSVHTCKEGIWNLDERFDRGALSKGLLKMSHYGLCVAADTAVDGAKLRLQKCDGAPLQSWRYDNYRLRLDKHPDKCLTIGPEPSRLTPGGRRLPSRHMARSLSLSACSDEAFSRQLWRFESPMRRSGSVMPFK; this is encoded by the coding sequence ATGGATATTCATTTTGATAAAACATTCGAGAACAGGCGTCACGCCCTTTTTTTGTTCGCCGTTTTTTTTATCTGCCTTTTCATCACCTCAAAGGCGGTAGCGCAAACACCAATCGCATCGAAAAATGAAGTTTACCTCAAAGCGTTTTACACACTGGATGAACCAAGGTTTCACTGTGTCGATATTCCGGGGCACCGAAAACGCGTTAGGGTTGAAGCCACCCTTTCGGTTCACACCTGCAAGGAGGGGATATGGAATCTCGACGAGCGCTTCGACCGGGGAGCATTGTCGAAAGGATTGCTTAAAATGTCTCATTACGGGCTCTGTGTCGCAGCAGACACCGCCGTCGATGGCGCAAAGCTTCGCCTCCAAAAATGCGACGGCGCCCCCCTGCAATCATGGCGCTATGATAATTATCGCCTGCGCCTCGATAAACATCCTGATAAATGCCTGACCATCGGACCTGAGCCCTCTCGGCTCACACCGGGCGGGCGAAGGCTCCCTTCCCGGCATATGGCGCGCTCGCTGTCCCTCTCGGCATGTTCTGATGAAGCGTTTTCAAGGCAGCTGTGGCGTTTCGAGTCACCCATGAGGCGAAGCGGCTCGGTAATGCCATTTAAATGA